In Sphaerospermopsis torques-reginae ITEP-024, the genomic window ATAACCCTCCTGATGTTTCTACACCTAACTTTTCTGTAAGTTCAATAGCATAGAAATTTCCATGCCAAGTAAATATTCCCTGTTCTCCTAAAAACTTCGCTATTTCTGCTGATGTTTTCCCCTCAATTGTGATTGAAACTGTGGGAGTTCTCCAATTAAATTTTTCCGGTTCTGTAATTCCATAAACCTTAATTCCAGGAATTTTTAACAACCCAGAAATCAATTTTTTACTTAACTCTCTTTCATATTGTTGAATCGCTGTCATTGCTGCTAATAAAGCTGCACGACGACTATGATAAGCAGATGTTAATTCATGGTTTTCTTGTGTTTCCGAAGTTAAAAACCGGGGACAATGAAAACTAGTTAAACCTTCTCTATCTGCTGCTATTAAAGATTCCAGTAATTCATTATCTAAAGTTGGAGAAACGTGACAACCTAATTTTGCTAAATAATTAATTGTTGCTACTAATCCCGCTAAACCTTCATGATTTAATGTTCCTGTTTCCCATCTTGATGGAACTTCATTAGATGCAGGTCTAACTTTATAAGGAGAAAATCTGGTTAAATGTTCTCTTTTTGCGTATAAAATACCAAGATGGGGAGCAAAGAATTTATAAGCTGAACAAGCGAGAAAATCACAATCTAAATGATGGACATTAATAGGTGCATGGGGCGCATAATGCACAGCATCAACGAAAACTAAAGCCCCAAAACTATGGGCTAATTTGACTATTTTTGCAATATCATTAATTGTTCCCACAGCATTAGAAGCATAGGTGACAGCAACTAATTTTGTTTTTTCATTAATTTTGGTTTCTAAATCATTTAAATCTAGGGTACAATCTGAGATGTTGATATCAACAAATTGAACATTTACACCTTTTTCTTCTAAAGCAAACCAAGGAGAAATATTAGCTGCATGATCTAATTTAGTGACAAGAATTTCATCACCTGGTTGTAATTCTCTAGCGATCGCACGACTGACACTAAAAGCGAGAGAAGTCATATTTGCACCAAATACAACTTCATCATGATCGCATCCTAAAAAATCAGCGATCGCTGCTCTGGCAGAATTAATTACCGCATCTGTTCGCGCACTGGTGGTAAAATAACCATGAGCGTTAGCATTAGACCTGACTAAATAATCACTGATATTATCCAAAACTGCACCGGGAACTTGAGTTCCCCCAGGTCCATCAAAAAATATCGCCGGTTTTCCGTTAATGGTTTGGTTTAATGCGGG contains:
- a CDS encoding cysteine desulfurase-like protein, with protein sequence MESLDIKWIRSQFPALNQTINGKPAIFFDGPGGTQVPGAVLDNISDYLVRSNANAHGYFTTSARTDAVINSARAAIADFLGCDHDEVVFGANMTSLAFSVSRAIARELQPGDEILVTKLDHAANISPWFALEEKGVNVQFVDINISDCTLDLNDLETKINEKTKLVAVTYASNAVGTINDIAKIVKLAHSFGALVFVDAVHYAPHAPINVHHLDCDFLACSAYKFFAPHLGILYAKREHLTRFSPYKVRPASNEVPSRWETGTLNHEGLAGLVATINYLAKLGCHVSPTLDNELLESLIAADREGLTSFHCPRFLTSETQENHELTSAYHSRRAALLAAMTAIQQYERELSKKLISGLLKIPGIKVYGITEPEKFNWRTPTVSITIEGKTSAEIAKFLGEQGIFTWHGNFYAIELTEKLGVETSGGLLRIGLAHYNTVDEIGEFLQILKL